A single window of Pseudomonas lijiangensis DNA harbors:
- a CDS encoding enoyl-CoA hydratase/isomerase family protein: protein MRLSFTLSEIEVMTVEYQHLGEGVLQVTLNRPERLNALDSQAKRELAEIWQRAADDQSVRVIVLRGAGERAFCAGSDLKEIEATGEAVSSELLARALPGVGFDLNKPVIAALHGHTLGLGISLAIHCDFRIARHDTRFSFPEVQHGMLSGFSAITLPGLIGEAAALDIMLSARPFDASQALAMGLVNQLADDAHASALELASRLAAHSSKAMEWTKTLLLAQRKARLKQHLTLVDQARQDVMLYR, encoded by the coding sequence ATGCGTCTTTCTTTCACACTCAGCGAAATCGAAGTCATGACAGTCGAGTATCAACACCTTGGGGAAGGCGTCCTGCAGGTCACTCTCAATCGCCCCGAGCGCCTTAACGCGCTGGACAGCCAGGCCAAACGCGAACTGGCTGAGATCTGGCAGCGCGCCGCAGACGACCAGAGCGTGCGGGTAATCGTGCTGCGAGGCGCAGGCGAGCGAGCGTTCTGTGCCGGTTCCGATCTCAAGGAAATCGAGGCCACAGGCGAAGCCGTGAGCAGCGAACTGCTCGCCCGCGCCCTGCCCGGCGTCGGCTTCGATCTGAACAAACCGGTGATTGCCGCATTGCACGGTCACACATTGGGGCTGGGCATCAGCCTGGCGATTCATTGCGACTTTCGCATTGCTCGCCATGACACCCGTTTCAGCTTTCCGGAAGTCCAGCACGGCATGTTGTCGGGTTTCAGCGCCATCACCCTTCCGGGGCTGATCGGCGAAGCTGCGGCTCTGGACATCATGCTCAGCGCTCGCCCGTTCGATGCGTCCCAGGCACTGGCCATGGGACTGGTCAACCAGCTTGCGGACGACGCCCATGCCAGTGCACTGGAGCTGGCCTCGCGTCTGGCGGCTCATTCGTCCAAGGCGATGGAATGGACCAAAACTTTGCTGCTGGCCCAGAGAAAGGCCCGACTCAAGCAGCACCTGACGCTGGTCGATCAGGCCCGTCAGGACGTCATGCTTTACCGATAA
- a CDS encoding TonB-dependent receptor plug domain-containing protein codes for MSRPKTFQPRLNLLTAATLGLCANQLAFAAESPVDTALQTVVVTGARDEGRTVAKSLAPIDVISADDLARSGKQNLRDALAASVPSYTNAAGFTGGTGLSVKSATLRGLGGNHVLVLVNGKRRHNTSLIFVQTAATSSGQSPADLDLIPVSAVDHIEVLRDGAAAQYGSDAIAGVINIILKTNRSGGSASALYGQYKERVGGKGNFGARGQGQINQGFELPNDGFFSLSADIGIQESSNVAGAVPDRTRIYFPQNGSADPRETSESRYRQQLGQPRSQTYNFGYNAELPLNEDVSLYSFSTLSHRNSTSWGTYRTANSPQNIVSVYPDGFSPRFVVEEDDFQTVFGARHENLLGWRWDLSTSYGRNDANTRNERSLNPSLGPDSPRDMDGGHLIASQWTNNLDLTRGFDTGLFAKPLNVSTGLEFRRDGFGIEAGEYASYADGGYIFPVGHPLAGQRPNPGAPGLVGFTPQDAHNYSRTNTAGYIDLSQSLTERWDVSLAGRFEHYSDFGDTGSGKFSTRYAFTPQFAVRGTISNGFRAPSLQQQYYSSSLTAWRTSPLTGQLEQAVTRYVTVDDAAGQALGAKELKPERSTNYSLGFVATPTENLDVTVDLYQIDIKDRILQTSNLQGTAVSNLLAANGLDPNQIVSYFGNLADTRTRGIDLVADYRYDLGRYGKTKWTLLSNQSLQTIEKIKEPESLAGTGVSAVGRDRQGNLTTAYPKNVTSLTAAWQLGDFDLTLKGTRYSKVTGRNQVSASRDEEIRPALITDLSLGYWLSDAVKVTLGGENIFDRRPQQLNEEAKRFYFFPTDNPTYSWYSPYGLEGAYYFAKLDVSW; via the coding sequence ATGTCTCGCCCCAAGACTTTCCAGCCCAGGCTGAACCTGCTGACCGCAGCGACTCTGGGCCTTTGCGCCAACCAGCTGGCATTCGCCGCCGAAAGCCCCGTTGATACCGCCCTGCAGACCGTGGTCGTGACCGGTGCCCGTGATGAAGGCCGCACCGTGGCCAAGAGTCTGGCACCCATCGACGTGATCAGCGCCGACGACCTGGCCCGTTCGGGCAAGCAGAACCTGCGCGATGCCCTGGCTGCCAGCGTACCGTCCTATACCAATGCCGCCGGTTTTACAGGGGGCACCGGGCTATCGGTAAAATCGGCAACCCTGCGCGGGCTGGGTGGGAACCACGTGCTGGTGCTGGTCAACGGCAAGCGTCGCCACAACACCTCGCTGATCTTCGTGCAGACCGCCGCCACCTCAAGCGGCCAGTCGCCTGCCGACCTGGACCTGATCCCGGTCAGCGCGGTGGACCACATCGAAGTGCTGCGCGACGGTGCAGCCGCACAGTACGGCTCGGACGCCATCGCCGGGGTGATCAACATTATCCTCAAGACCAATCGCTCCGGCGGCAGCGCCAGCGCGTTGTACGGGCAATACAAGGAAAGAGTCGGCGGCAAGGGCAACTTCGGTGCCCGCGGCCAGGGCCAGATCAACCAGGGCTTCGAGCTGCCCAATGACGGCTTTTTCAGCCTCAGTGCCGATATCGGCATTCAGGAAAGCTCCAACGTCGCGGGCGCAGTGCCAGATCGCACACGCATCTACTTCCCGCAGAACGGCAGCGCCGACCCACGGGAAACCAGCGAAAGCCGCTATCGCCAGCAACTGGGTCAGCCCCGCTCCCAGACCTATAACTTCGGCTACAACGCCGAGCTGCCGCTGAACGAAGATGTCAGTCTTTATTCGTTCTCCACCCTCAGTCACCGTAACTCCACCAGTTGGGGGACTTACCGCACCGCCAACTCGCCGCAGAATATCGTCTCGGTGTACCCGGACGGTTTCTCGCCACGCTTCGTGGTGGAAGAAGATGACTTCCAGACCGTGTTTGGCGCACGCCATGAAAACCTGCTCGGCTGGCGCTGGGACCTCAGCACCAGCTATGGCCGCAACGATGCCAACACCCGCAACGAACGTTCGCTGAACCCGTCGCTGGGTCCGGACAGCCCACGCGATATGGATGGCGGCCATCTGATTGCCAGCCAGTGGACCAACAATCTTGACCTGACCCGAGGCTTCGATACCGGCCTGTTCGCCAAACCGCTGAACGTCTCCACCGGGCTGGAATTCCGTCGCGACGGCTTTGGGATCGAAGCAGGCGAATATGCCTCCTACGCTGATGGCGGCTACATATTCCCTGTCGGCCATCCGCTGGCCGGACAACGCCCGAACCCCGGTGCGCCAGGGCTGGTGGGGTTCACACCTCAGGATGCACATAACTATTCGCGGACCAACACCGCTGGCTATATTGACCTCAGCCAAAGCCTGACCGAACGCTGGGACGTCAGCCTGGCCGGACGTTTCGAGCATTACAGCGACTTTGGCGATACCGGCAGCGGCAAGTTCTCGACGCGCTATGCCTTCACACCCCAGTTCGCCGTGCGCGGCACCATCAGCAACGGTTTCCGTGCGCCGTCGCTGCAACAACAGTATTACTCCTCGTCGCTCACTGCCTGGCGTACCAGCCCGCTGACCGGCCAACTGGAACAGGCCGTCACTCGCTATGTGACGGTGGACGACGCTGCTGGCCAGGCTCTCGGTGCCAAGGAACTGAAACCCGAGCGTTCGACGAACTACAGCCTGGGCTTTGTCGCCACGCCGACGGAAAACCTCGACGTGACAGTCGACCTCTACCAGATCGATATCAAGGACCGCATCCTGCAGACCAGCAACCTGCAAGGCACCGCCGTCTCCAACCTGCTGGCCGCCAACGGCCTGGACCCGAACCAGATCGTGTCCTACTTCGGCAACCTGGCCGACACCCGCACCCGCGGCATCGACCTGGTGGCCGATTACCGTTATGACCTGGGCCGCTATGGCAAGACCAAATGGACACTGCTGAGCAACCAGAGCCTGCAGACCATCGAAAAGATCAAGGAACCCGAATCACTGGCCGGTACCGGCGTCAGCGCCGTGGGTCGTGATCGTCAGGGCAACCTGACCACGGCTTACCCGAAAAATGTCACCTCCCTGACCGCCGCCTGGCAACTGGGGGATTTCGACCTGACCCTCAAGGGCACCCGCTACTCGAAAGTCACCGGCCGCAACCAGGTTTCCGCCAGCCGCGACGAAGAAATCCGTCCGGCACTCATCACCGACCTGAGCCTGGGTTACTGGCTCAGCGATGCAGTGAAAGTGACCCTCGGTGGCGAGAACATCTTTGATCGCCGACCACAACAGCTCAACGAAGAAGCCAAACGCTTCTACTTCTTCCCCACCGATAACCCGACCTATAGCTGGTACTCGCCCTATGGGCTTGAAGGTGCCTACTACTTCGCCAAACTTGACGTGAGCTGGTAA
- a CDS encoding MFS transporter, whose product MSTPGAVNADTQPAENTEAVFDQRLYRKLAWRIMPFLFLCFVLNWLDRVNISFAHLQFKTDLNISDATFGIIVGVFSIGYLLFEIPSNLLLEKFGAKKTMTRIMILWGLVTIATAFAQTPAQFYVLRILLGAAEAGFFPGVILYLTYWFPASHRARITSRFIMAIAVCGIIGGPLSTWIMSHFAGLGGFTGWQWLFVVTGIPPVLAGLFAWYWLDDKPANAKWLSDAEKQAIADALAHERKQRQPGGHQRFVEALKDRKVWFITLAYCLTIMCTGNVTNIWAPSIIRDSGVSNLGHLGLLSALPYVIGVCVMLWACRHSDLHQERRWHFALGGLTAALAMAILPQMLFSPWSAIAVLTVMTSGYLVATSIFWTIPTYYLSDGAKAAGLALVNCCGQVSSLLTPIMIGSIKTNTGSISLALYIVAALVASGTLILLLGVSRQSLRDAP is encoded by the coding sequence ATGAGCACTCCCGGCGCTGTAAACGCTGACACGCAACCCGCAGAAAACACCGAAGCGGTTTTCGACCAACGCCTGTACCGCAAACTGGCGTGGCGAATCATGCCGTTTCTGTTCCTGTGTTTTGTCCTGAACTGGCTGGACCGGGTCAACATCAGCTTTGCCCACCTGCAATTCAAGACCGACCTGAACATCAGCGACGCCACGTTCGGCATCATTGTCGGGGTGTTCTCCATCGGCTATCTGCTGTTCGAGATCCCCAGCAACCTGCTGCTGGAAAAGTTCGGTGCGAAGAAAACCATGACCCGGATCATGATCCTCTGGGGCCTGGTCACCATCGCCACCGCGTTCGCCCAGACACCCGCGCAGTTCTATGTATTGCGCATACTGCTGGGCGCGGCCGAGGCAGGCTTTTTTCCCGGCGTGATCCTCTACCTGACTTACTGGTTCCCGGCCAGCCACAGGGCACGAATCACCTCGCGCTTCATCATGGCGATTGCGGTCTGCGGGATCATCGGCGGCCCGCTGTCGACCTGGATCATGAGCCACTTCGCTGGTCTGGGCGGCTTTACCGGCTGGCAATGGCTGTTTGTCGTCACCGGTATTCCACCGGTGCTGGCCGGGCTTTTCGCCTGGTACTGGCTGGATGACAAACCGGCCAACGCCAAATGGTTGAGCGATGCCGAGAAACAAGCCATTGCCGACGCCCTTGCCCATGAACGCAAACAACGCCAACCGGGTGGGCATCAGCGCTTCGTCGAGGCCTTGAAAGATCGCAAGGTCTGGTTCATCACCCTGGCCTACTGCCTGACCATCATGTGCACCGGCAACGTCACCAATATCTGGGCGCCGTCGATCATCCGCGACTCTGGGGTCAGCAACCTCGGGCATCTGGGACTGCTCTCGGCACTGCCTTATGTGATCGGTGTGTGCGTGATGCTTTGGGCCTGCCGCCATTCGGATCTGCATCAGGAACGTCGATGGCACTTCGCGCTGGGCGGCCTGACCGCCGCGCTGGCCATGGCGATCCTGCCGCAAATGCTGTTCAGCCCGTGGTCGGCGATTGCCGTACTGACCGTGATGACCAGCGGCTATCTGGTAGCCACGTCGATTTTCTGGACCATCCCCACCTATTACCTGTCGGACGGCGCCAAGGCAGCGGGCCTGGCACTGGTCAATTGCTGCGGGCAGGTCAGCAGCCTGCTGACGCCGATCATGATCGGCTCGATCAAGACCAACACCGGCAGTATCAGCCTGGCGCTCTACATAGTCGCGGCCCTGGTGGCCAGCGGCACCCTGATCCTCTTGCTCGGCGTTTCACGCCAGTCCTTGCGCGATGCGCCCTGA
- a CDS encoding acyl-CoA dehydrogenase family protein — protein MTDYLALAHELATHIQPGAAERDANRTLPYAQLDLIRESGLGAARVPTEFGGGDVSQLQVAQIFIALGKADPCVAQALFPHFATVEHMRLIANPEQQRRYLSAFANRQLSSGAVAERSGTFRGEIHTRLERRGEQLILNGSKFYSTGCLFADLLKIQAVDEDGNALYVILPANTPGITMLDDWDGMGQRSTASGTTLLENVIVQPEQVIPLAQWYQRRNYVGASAQLIHCSIDIGIGLAALDDAVHWARNGSRPVRESGVDKARNDPYILHTIGDLSAAIHGAEALVEKAALSVDLAARSQLQGLLAGEELDALLARSSIAVAEAKIASTRASLHVCERLYEVGGAATTQSRYNFDRHWRNARTHTTHDAVAYKYKAIGDYLLNGNYPPIAFTY, from the coding sequence ATGACTGATTACCTGGCACTGGCCCATGAACTGGCCACCCACATTCAACCCGGCGCAGCGGAGCGCGATGCCAATCGCACACTGCCCTACGCTCAGCTCGACCTGATCCGTGAATCGGGTCTGGGTGCCGCCCGCGTGCCAACGGAATTTGGCGGCGGCGATGTCAGCCAGTTGCAGGTGGCGCAGATCTTCATCGCCCTGGGCAAGGCCGACCCTTGCGTGGCTCAGGCGCTGTTCCCGCATTTCGCCACCGTCGAGCACATGCGCCTGATCGCCAACCCCGAGCAACAACGCCGCTATCTCAGTGCCTTTGCCAACCGGCAATTGTCCTCCGGCGCGGTCGCCGAGCGCAGTGGCACCTTCCGCGGTGAAATCCATACCCGCCTCGAACGCCGTGGCGAACAGCTGATTCTCAATGGCAGCAAGTTCTACAGCACCGGCTGCCTGTTCGCCGACCTGCTGAAGATCCAGGCAGTGGACGAAGATGGCAATGCGCTGTACGTGATTCTGCCCGCCAACACGCCCGGCATCACCATGCTCGATGACTGGGACGGCATGGGCCAGCGCAGCACTGCCAGCGGCACTACCTTGCTGGAAAATGTCATTGTGCAACCGGAGCAGGTGATCCCTCTGGCCCAGTGGTATCAGCGACGCAACTACGTCGGTGCCAGCGCGCAGTTGATCCACTGTTCCATCGATATCGGCATCGGCCTCGCCGCGCTGGACGATGCGGTGCACTGGGCACGCAACGGCTCGCGCCCGGTGCGCGAGAGTGGTGTCGACAAAGCCCGCAACGACCCGTACATCCTGCACACCATTGGCGACCTTTCGGCGGCGATTCATGGTGCCGAAGCGCTGGTTGAAAAGGCTGCGCTGAGTGTCGACCTGGCGGCTCGCAGTCAGTTGCAGGGCCTGCTTGCCGGTGAAGAACTGGACGCTCTGCTGGCGCGCTCTTCGATTGCCGTGGCCGAAGCCAAGATCGCTTCTACCCGCGCTTCACTGCATGTCTGCGAGCGGCTTTATGAAGTGGGCGGTGCCGCCACCACGCAATCGCGCTACAACTTCGATCGCCACTGGCGCAATGCCCGAACCCACACCACACACGATGCCGTGGCTTACAAGTACAAGGCCATCGGTGACTACCTGCTCAACGGCAACTACCCGCCGATTGCCTTCACCTACTGA
- a CDS encoding amidohydrolase translates to MQPNRKPCTRLSVGASLLLTLLASQVRAAEPAAWADLDKQIARALPGVIELRHAIHQHPELGNREFNTSKRIAERLRELGLEVQTGIAHTGVVGVLRGGKPGPVVAIRAELDALPLTEQTGLPYASTVRAQDQSGDFRTRGKEVGVMHACGHDAHMAMALGVAEVLAARRSELPGTLKLIFQPAEEGPPLGETGGAQLMIEQGVLTNPTPDVIFGLHVTAGTAGTFTLSRHRTTAAADTFVARIKGRQTHAAFPWTGIDPVPVAAQTILAWQTIPSRQSNLSLLPAPVISVGRIEAGDRHNIIPAEVRLEGSIRTVSDEQREDVLMRMRRSAENIAEASGATAEIDYLPGNYRVGHNDTALVDRLLPVLQAVSTTPVKIDNGTYGADDFAEYARQIPGIFMRMGVTPPALEGKAVWPTHSPGFTVDDPSLAVGIRALSRMTLSYMAGG, encoded by the coding sequence ATGCAGCCAAATCGAAAGCCCTGCACGCGCCTGTCAGTGGGCGCGTCATTATTGCTGACCTTGCTGGCGAGCCAGGTCCGGGCCGCCGAACCGGCTGCCTGGGCAGACCTGGATAAGCAGATCGCCCGCGCCCTGCCCGGCGTGATCGAACTGCGCCACGCCATTCATCAACACCCGGAACTGGGCAACCGAGAATTCAACACCAGCAAACGCATCGCCGAACGGCTGCGGGAACTGGGCCTTGAAGTACAGACCGGCATCGCCCATACCGGCGTGGTCGGCGTACTGCGCGGCGGCAAGCCTGGGCCGGTAGTGGCAATCCGCGCCGAGCTGGATGCCCTGCCACTAACTGAACAGACCGGCCTGCCCTACGCCTCGACCGTGCGCGCCCAGGACCAGAGCGGTGACTTTCGCACCCGAGGCAAGGAAGTCGGAGTGATGCATGCCTGCGGCCACGATGCGCACATGGCCATGGCCCTCGGCGTGGCCGAAGTCCTCGCCGCCCGTCGCAGTGAACTACCTGGCACTCTGAAACTGATTTTCCAGCCCGCCGAAGAGGGTCCGCCACTGGGCGAAACCGGCGGTGCACAGTTGATGATCGAACAAGGCGTACTGACCAACCCGACACCCGACGTGATCTTTGGCCTGCATGTCACTGCAGGTACGGCCGGCACATTCACCCTCAGTCGCCACCGCACCACAGCGGCAGCCGACACCTTCGTCGCCCGTATCAAAGGCCGTCAGACCCACGCCGCATTCCCCTGGACCGGTATCGATCCGGTGCCGGTCGCGGCCCAGACCATTCTCGCCTGGCAAACCATTCCCAGCCGCCAGTCGAACCTGAGCCTGCTGCCTGCTCCGGTGATTTCGGTGGGCAGGATCGAAGCTGGCGACCGCCACAACATCATCCCTGCCGAAGTCCGGCTGGAAGGCTCGATCCGCACCGTGAGCGACGAACAGCGCGAAGACGTGCTGATGCGCATGCGCCGCAGCGCAGAGAACATCGCCGAAGCGTCAGGTGCCACGGCAGAAATCGACTACCTGCCCGGCAACTACCGCGTCGGCCATAACGACACCGCACTAGTCGACCGCCTGTTGCCGGTGTTGCAAGCCGTCTCCACCACACCGGTGAAAATCGACAACGGCACCTACGGCGCCGACGACTTCGCCGAGTACGCAAGGCAGATTCCGGGGATCTTCATGCGCATGGGCGTTACGCCGCCGGCGCTGGAAGGCAAAGCTGTCTGGCCGACTCACTCACCCGGCTTCACCGTGGATGATCCCAGCCTTGCAGTGGGGATTCGGGCGCTGAGCCGGATGACCTTGAGTTATATGGCGGGCGGATAG
- a CDS encoding MFS transporter, giving the protein MTSHSDRRNALSLDSLNFFLADVRDGLGPYLAIYLLAVHHWDPASIGVVMTIAGIAGLITQTPAGALVDSARGKRAIIAVAALLVTGSCLLLPFVTSFTLVALTQALSAVASSVFAPAIAAISLGITGPKAFTRRTGRNETFNHAGNACAALLAGGFSYLFGPVAVFYLMAVMALGSVIAVSFVSADAIDHDLARGLDTHDVKHAEPPSGFSVLLTNKPLLLFGICCALFHLANAAMLPLVSQKLAQVNLQMATPLTSACIVAAQLVMIPAALLVGAKADLWGRKPLLLIGFLILPLRGALYTLSDDPYWLVAVQLLDGVGAGIFGALFPVIVKDLTYGTGHFNISLGALSTVFGLGAALSNSLAGFVVHEAGYSAAFLTLAAVAAAALVLLWVAVPETLSIKKT; this is encoded by the coding sequence TTGACCAGTCACTCGGATCGCCGCAACGCTCTCTCCCTCGATAGCCTCAATTTCTTCCTCGCTGACGTACGCGACGGGCTCGGTCCTTATCTGGCGATTTACCTGTTGGCCGTTCACCATTGGGATCCTGCCAGCATTGGTGTGGTGATGACGATTGCCGGTATAGCAGGACTCATTACCCAGACTCCCGCTGGAGCACTGGTCGACAGCGCAAGAGGCAAGCGAGCGATCATTGCAGTGGCTGCACTCTTGGTGACCGGTAGCTGTCTGCTGCTGCCTTTCGTGACGTCATTCACTCTGGTTGCCCTGACCCAGGCCCTCAGTGCGGTGGCCTCATCGGTATTTGCCCCGGCCATTGCCGCGATTTCTCTGGGCATCACCGGCCCTAAAGCCTTCACGCGCCGTACCGGGCGCAACGAAACCTTCAACCATGCCGGCAATGCCTGCGCTGCATTACTGGCTGGCGGCTTCTCTTACCTGTTCGGGCCTGTTGCAGTCTTCTACCTGATGGCGGTCATGGCGCTGGGCAGTGTGATAGCGGTCAGTTTCGTTTCGGCAGATGCCATCGACCATGACCTCGCACGTGGCCTGGATACCCACGATGTGAAGCATGCTGAGCCGCCTTCGGGGTTTTCCGTACTACTCACCAACAAGCCACTGCTGCTGTTTGGCATTTGCTGCGCGCTGTTCCATCTGGCGAACGCCGCGATGCTGCCGCTGGTGAGCCAGAAGCTGGCGCAGGTCAATCTGCAGATGGCCACGCCACTGACTTCCGCCTGCATCGTTGCGGCGCAACTGGTCATGATCCCGGCCGCGTTGCTGGTGGGAGCCAAGGCTGACCTGTGGGGACGCAAGCCGCTGTTGCTCATCGGATTCCTGATCCTGCCGTTGCGCGGCGCGCTTTATACCCTGTCGGACGATCCTTACTGGCTGGTCGCCGTGCAACTGCTGGACGGTGTTGGTGCGGGCATTTTCGGTGCACTGTTTCCGGTGATCGTCAAAGACCTCACGTATGGCACCGGACACTTCAACATCAGCCTTGGCGCGCTCTCGACGGTCTTCGGCCTTGGCGCGGCGTTGAGCAATAGCCTGGCGGGTTTTGTGGTGCACGAGGCCGGTTACAGCGCGGCGTTCCTGACCCTTGCTGCTGTGGCGGCTGCGGCGCTGGTCCTGTTGTGGGTGGCGGTGCCTGAAACCCTTTCTATCAAAAAAACGTAA
- a CDS encoding peroxiredoxin-like family protein, whose protein sequence is MSESLNHLLAELHAERVRTWAPEALKINIDQRQRLVDEARPDTFVKTGDSIAPFELLKVEGDTLSLDQLVADGPAVLVFFRFAGCPACNIAIPYYERNLQPALRQRGVPLVAVSPQVPEHLVEIKDKHSLSLQVASDKDNRLGQRFGILYSFDEASRQASLAKGQGIGAITGTGTWELPQPTVVVVIGRDRHVHFAEVSPDWLVRSEAQTIIDAVDAALDADSPTFRQARA, encoded by the coding sequence ATGAGCGAATCCCTCAATCATCTATTGGCCGAACTGCATGCCGAGCGCGTACGCACCTGGGCACCCGAAGCCCTGAAGATCAATATCGATCAGCGTCAGCGACTGGTCGATGAAGCGCGACCGGATACCTTCGTCAAGACTGGCGACAGCATCGCGCCCTTTGAACTGCTCAAGGTCGAAGGGGACACGCTCAGCCTTGATCAACTGGTGGCTGACGGCCCCGCAGTGCTGGTGTTCTTTCGCTTTGCCGGTTGCCCGGCCTGCAACATCGCCATCCCTTATTACGAGCGCAACCTGCAACCGGCCCTGCGACAGCGTGGAGTTCCGCTGGTGGCGGTCAGCCCCCAGGTGCCGGAACATCTGGTGGAAATCAAGGACAAGCACTCGTTGAGCCTGCAGGTGGCCAGCGACAAGGACAATCGGCTGGGTCAGCGTTTCGGCATCCTCTACAGCTTCGACGAAGCATCACGTCAGGCCTCTCTGGCCAAAGGTCAGGGAATTGGCGCAATCACCGGCACCGGAACCTGGGAGCTGCCGCAACCGACAGTAGTAGTAGTAATCGGTCGCGACCGCCACGTGCACTTTGCCGAAGTCAGCCCCGACTGGCTGGTACGCAGCGAAGCACAAACGATCATCGATGCCGTAGATGCAGCACTGGATGCCGACAGCCCAACGTTTCGACAAGCCAGAGCATGA
- a CDS encoding LLM class flavin-dependent oxidoreductase, with product MSKRQLHFGAILTGVGTDQQEWLHPDIPGNASIDIDWYKQQARAAEAAHFDFVFIVDSPYITPDSAPHFLNRLEPLTLLSALAGATDRIGLVATLTTSYTEPFNVARQFASLDQISHGRAGWNVVTTGLEGAAGNFGREQHIDHTERYRRAREHVAVVQGLWDSYEDDAFPRDKANKRFLDPGKQHRLDHRGEFFSVTGPLNISRSAQGQPVIFQAGVSESGRKLAAEIAEGIFAGVDNFEDAREYYADIKHRAAAAGRDPAQVLLFPGITPIIADTDEQAQAILLEREGEVDLNKALVQLGRPFNYHDFSQYDLDAPFPELGELGSNGYRGHAEKIKRVAREKGLTLRETALRFARPFTGFAGSALTVANEIERWFNEGAVDGFNIHVGAPASFARFTDEVLPILRERGLFRSEYRTSTLRGHLGIDVPRNRHSQQVQEQGSEVTELA from the coding sequence ATGAGCAAACGCCAACTGCACTTTGGCGCCATCCTGACCGGCGTCGGCACCGACCAGCAGGAATGGCTGCACCCGGATATTCCCGGCAATGCCAGCATCGATATCGACTGGTACAAGCAGCAGGCCCGGGCGGCCGAGGCAGCGCATTTCGACTTTGTATTCATCGTCGACAGTCCCTACATCACCCCGGACTCGGCACCGCACTTTCTCAACCGCCTGGAACCGCTGACCCTGCTCTCGGCGCTCGCGGGTGCCACTGACAGGATCGGGCTGGTTGCGACCCTGACCACGTCCTACACCGAGCCGTTCAACGTAGCCCGGCAGTTCGCCTCGCTGGACCAGATCAGCCACGGACGCGCCGGCTGGAACGTGGTTACCACCGGACTTGAAGGCGCAGCGGGCAATTTTGGCCGCGAGCAGCACATAGACCATACCGAACGCTATCGCCGGGCCAGAGAGCATGTCGCGGTGGTTCAGGGGTTGTGGGATTCCTATGAAGACGATGCCTTTCCTCGCGACAAGGCCAACAAGCGCTTTCTGGACCCCGGCAAGCAGCACCGCCTGGACCACCGTGGTGAATTCTTCTCGGTCACCGGTCCGTTGAACATTTCCCGCTCGGCCCAGGGCCAGCCGGTGATCTTCCAGGCAGGTGTTTCCGAGTCAGGGCGCAAGCTGGCAGCGGAAATCGCCGAAGGCATCTTTGCCGGTGTCGACAATTTCGAGGATGCCCGCGAGTACTACGCCGATATCAAGCATCGTGCCGCAGCCGCGGGCCGTGATCCGGCGCAAGTGCTGCTGTTCCCCGGCATTACGCCCATCATTGCCGATACCGACGAACAGGCACAGGCGATTCTGCTGGAGCGCGAAGGCGAGGTAGACCTGAACAAGGCCTTGGTGCAACTGGGCCGCCCGTTCAACTACCACGACTTCAGCCAGTATGACCTTGACGCTCCCTTCCCCGAACTGGGCGAACTGGGCAGCAACGGCTATCGCGGCCATGCGGAGAAGATCAAGCGAGTCGCCAGGGAAAAAGGCCTGACCCTGCGCGAAACCGCCCTGCGCTTTGCCCGCCCCTTCACCGGCTTCGCCGGCTCAGCACTGACCGTCGCCAACGAGATCGAGCGCTGGTTCAACGAAGGTGCAGTGGACGGCTTCAACATCCACGTCGGCGCACCGGCCAGCTTTGCCCGCTTTACCGACGAAGTACTGCCGATCCTGCGCGAACGCGGGCTGTTCCGCAGCGAATACCGGACCAGCACCCTGCGCGGCCATCTGGGAATCGATGTGCCGCGCAATCGCCATAGCCAGCAGGTTCAGGAGCAGGGTTCAGAAGTGACAGAGCTGGCGTAA